CACTGATAGAGGAAACTGTCCGACCAGTCACATCGTCACATGATTTCCTCTTCAGAGGAACTATTTTTATgctggaaaatatttaatctACACAAGCACCAAAGGGTGGCTCGGAAATGTAATACTCTGATCTGCCGAATATGGACTTTTGTTTTACACTGGGCAAATTGCATAGGAGTGCAGAATTTGTAACAGCTGGTCTTCCATCAGCTGGTGTTCATGCTATAGTGTTTGTATCAGTATTAGCCCATTTATTCCCCCACACAAGTGAGTAAGCCAACAAATATTAATGTAAAGAATAGCGtgtgcaccagctggtcaatGATCAGCTGttgcaaatattttggaatttcaCATTCTACCCTACAACGAAACGaattaaaatcacaaaacactCGACACTGACATACCTGACGGGCCCTCCTGTCTCAACATAACACATACTGGAATTTGAATGGGAGTGAGTTTTGGGATGAACGGGAAGAAACGGTATATTTAGGTGTACTTTAGGGAATGGCATGAAGAATAACGAATTCCTTTTAGcttaaattggttttttacTTTCGTGACGACAATTGACACATTTGTGCTTTGTGTTTCTAAATGTTTATTAAATCTTTTGGAAATTGTTTGCTGTACACATCATGTCAGTAGACAATTTGGGAGTATGTTGAGAAGGGACGTTTTAAAGTAGCGTGCATCTCTGAATGAACCTTTTcctcaaatgaagtagtattCTGTTTGATTTAATGGAAGAACGTAATGATTGTAACTCATccaagtttgaaaaaaaaaacaaagttccGCAATGTTCATTATTGGTATCTCTGCCTCTTATCTCACAAAAAAAGATCAACGAAAAAACACGTCAAAGCTTTCAACAAATCCAATGCAAGCATCTTCAAATTGTCATTTCATGTCGATTAGTATTACACCGATAACGGCCTGGTTTATGTGCCTTTAAAATTGTCTCCGTCATCaccatcaaaaatatattatcgATTGATGGATGTTTAAGGAATATCGGTTTCTCaggttcaattattttatgtcGAATCAAAAGACTGTTGTTTATAGATCAACGTTATAATATGAACTAAATTGCACAGTACAATGCTTGACATTACATAATTTagaaacttaattgactgtgcCAACTATTAAGATAAACAAAAGTTCAGATTGGTCTGAACATACTCCCGGCCAAGACATTATAAATCGTCTTCAAATAaaactaacacaaaaaattcaaaatgaaatgaaattggctcggaagataaaatgaatgaaacggaaaaatttactcaaaaataaactcaaattCAAATCCTCATCGGTCAGGCTGCACATTGGTCTCGAAATAAATGCGCACTCgatttgacaaaaaagaattgtCAGCTCCTTAAACGTGAGATGTGACGACCCAACAATTTGTTTGAGGTGAAACTTCATTGATTGCACTGCTGCTTCCCAAATTCCTCCGAAATTACTTGCTGTTGTAGGATTGAATTCCCAATCGACGCCGTCGTTGGTAAATAAAGCGACTATTTCGTCCATTTGTTCTCTCAGTGCGCTCTGCTGTGCCTTAGAAAGCTCTGTTATCCAGTCCACAAAATTCGCagcatttttgttgtacataaTGGCAGGTTTTGCCCGACGACTGATGAATCTCTTGGATAATCGTTTTCGGATACCATGGAGCGCTTCATTCTCCAGCGAACGATGTTGAAGACTACTCATGTTCCATAAACAAGTCGAGAAACATTCCGCTAATTGTTCACACATTGATACTCCATTGACTGTCTGCAATTGACCACAATAATACGAAGAAACGGCAGTTGGAACAATTACTGCAAGATGAATAAATCCAGCTGATCTGTCAGCCTTGCAACTTCCGACTCGTTCGGCCTTTGACACGCTTAAAGACGAACTGGAATGATTGCTTGATCCGTTATGAGACGCCGAAACCAATGCTCGAAATGAAACTTTAATCGAACAAACGATTGAAATGTGGAATACTCGATGATGTTTGACTATTGAAACACATAAagtcaaaattgtaaattccGGTTTTCGCTGTACGGATTGCAGTTGACCAAAATTGAAACCATAAAATGACCACTGCTCTACTCCATTGATTGTCTTTGGTAGACGATTATTGCACACGATAActttgaaacaaagaaatggtGACGTCAACCAAGCTGTACTGGCATACACTAATTGCATAGTGATACTCGAATGCACCAATTTGTAGTCGAAAATCAGCTTCTCTGTCATTATTGAACACTGAAAGACAGTAGAGCACGAAGCCAATCCATGAGCCACTACATGAAACTGCAATTCGATGATTATTTTCGAAGCGTGTATTTGAGACAACGTGGATCTTTTGTTAACCAGCGACCTTTTGTTTCCATCCacgtttttctcacaaatgaACATTGAGAGAATGGGCACAAATCGTAAAACTTCCAACTCGCTGAACACTTGACTCTTTAAATCGTATCTTTTCGATGAAACAACTAGAACCATTTGATTCTTTTCACAaacatacaaatttgaatgattcacAAAAATGTCTATTGTCTTAGAACGCGATTGTTCGCACTTGTCGGAACATAAACTTTCATCGAccgataatttgataaaaaaacagCCGATTTCTCTCACAACTACAACgcgaattaaataaacaaacggtTGAGCAACCGACATCCCGGTTGAGCCCCCAAATGTTTAAGGAATATCGGTTTCTCaggttcaattattttatgtcGAATCAAAAGACTGTTGTTTATAGATCAACGTTATAATATGAACTAAATTGCACAGTACAATGCTTGACATTACATAATTTagaaacttaattgactgtgcCAACTATTAAGATAAACAAAAGTTCAGATTGGTCTGAACAATGGATGCTCAAGTATctttattggaaaaatttaaattttaatgaaaaaaaaaaccgcaaACATTTAGCCCATTGagtcaacaaataaatttattattaagcTTATTTGCCGGGGCACACAGgcaaaagataaatttttaaCTACTGGAAGTTGTAAAAAGTTTTGTTGAACGtgcaataataaaatattgacgTCGAACTTTCGGAAAATGTTCTGTTTTTCTTCGTCTAAACATTAGCTGGAATAATAAATTGGGATAATGGGAAATTGATCGTAACGACAATTTAATCTACGGGAACAGTATTCTAATGAAATGGTGTAGTTGCTCACGGCAAAGAGAATGTatcattacaaaaaaaataatgagaGTTCAGAAGCGACTGTGTTCTGCATATagtaaaatgaacaaaacaaatgaagtacaagattttgtatcagtcaaaaaacgggtaaatgtgacgcatgTCCTTTATCtgacttacaaaataactgatatcgctgaggatGACGaattgtgcgtcgtacgcaaaagttttatcaacaaaaaattgactcaaaacatttgtgaaagaaaattttacaacaagaaatttgcgtcacaattggcagatgattcggttttctttcgtttaaattcttttagtacatttttcaaccattttcctaacaatacgttccttaacatctgccacttgtgacgcaaatttcttgttgtaaaattttctttcacaaattttttgagtcaattttttgttgataaaacttttgcgtaagacgcacaatgcgtcaccctcagcgatatcagttattttgtagtaaagataaaggacttgcatcacatttaccatttaagggttttttgactgatatcaccacttttgtaagtatgtcatttcgacaacatcaagaAACcctatggaaattaaaaaatgctagaaaaatcagtctgaatcccaatatatagaaaccaatcttggtgcacctcacttatattgaaaataacccaaatccatcaaaaaatccgatggaagttaggtagtgccagaggaatcatctgtcatcccaaaatttaggaaccaaccttggaacacctcactcttGTCGAAtataactcaaatccatcaaaagatccgatggaagttaggaagtgccagaggaatcatctgtcatcccaaaatttaggaatcaaccttggaacacctcactcatgtcgaaaataatccaaatccatcaaaaaatccgacggaagttaggaagtgccagaggaatcatctgtcatcccaaaatttgggaaccaaccttggaacatctaactcatgtcgaatataactcaaatccatcaaaagatccgatggaagttaggaagtgccagaggaatcatctgtcatcccaaaatttaggaatcaaCCTTGGAActtctcactcatgtcgaaaataatccaaatccatcaaaaaatccgacggaagttaggtagtgccagaggaatcatctgtcatcccaaaatttgggaaccaaccttggaacacctcactcatgtcgaaaataacccaaatccatcgaagaatccgatggaagttaggtagtgccataGGAATCACCTGTTAtccaaaaatttaggaacctacctagtggaagttaatacTTAAACTTAATAAACCCAACAATTCCCTACAAGAAatacatcccaaaacaacacacactattcaccacattaccaaccatatcatgcaacaaaatatacaactcacacacatacaaattggcttttatatggcatttgtatggagactttggggagctccagctccTAATATATggattttttccaacttttgaacattccattcttatttttgggccattattagcctataacccAAATTTCGGGAAAATCTATataaacgtttaggagttgctggatccacttttcctttggaactaagtaactaacgtaggcgatttcagttatctgaaaaaacgaaattttccttattttcatacaaacatcaatatttcgaagttcaatatctcggtcaattttgaagctgcagtaacgtgtgatagctcgttaaactcgtatggattcctagatttCAGATATCCTTTGGGGgttgttggagttaagggggagaagtcaaaaagttgctgtaaatatgctccgccatcttcaaaaaaaatttgttaaaacatttttggtagtggacttgcgtcacgcccgcttactaacgtgcgagCATGATGAGACACTGGGCAATACTTTGAACAGCATAAGTAAAAGACTTCTTGACGACAATGCGGCATGTCTGCTGTTTCTGACAACTTTAATAAGCTTACCGTTTTTAGCGTTCTtaacatcaaattttcaatcaagCGCCGAAAACGTTTAGACTCCACTGCTattcatcaatatttttttgacaaaaaacacAAACGAGATTAAGGTCCACTGTCTAGTTTCCCCTAGTCTTCTATCGTAATAATTACGTAACCACAATCAGAGATGATTTTGCTTTTGAAGCGAACAAAAACGTCGATTTCTTATAACACAATCGACCATCAACTCAAAGTGTTTATTTACATGGGCATGATAAGTACCCGAAAGTAGATTAGAATGGTTGATACGGTAATCCCAAACTACATCATCACAGACACACATTTGATTTgggtttccaaaaaaaaacgagccatcagaacagtcggagcgtttgctgcgactgagccccgtacaaacccatatatctattgcgtacgtgaccctagtacgtctgtcaccctactttgaccgtaagcctattgcgccggttaatgtagttaaagtaaaattattatgtaatgtgtacatcttacaaattgcgcatagcgcaattacgaagccccgtacgacgttcctttcaaatgaaacaaaaatttcaaatcgccctaaaattttattttttggaagggcctagtatcggcctcagtccgaggacccaaatttaaaaattttttcaac
The DNA window shown above is from Bradysia coprophila strain Holo2 chromosome IV unlocalized genomic scaffold, BU_Bcop_v1 contig_84, whole genome shotgun sequence and carries:
- the LOC119072587 gene encoding uncharacterized protein LOC119072587 isoform X3, producing MSVAQPFVYLIRVVVVREIGCFFIKLSVDESLCSDKCEQSRSKTIDIFVNHSNLYVCEKNQMVLVVSSKRYDLKSQVFSELEVLRFVPILSMFICEKNVDGNKRSLVNKRSTLSQIHASKIIIELQFHVVAHGLASCSTVFQCSIMTEKLIFDYKLVHSSITMQLVYASTAWLTSPFLCFKVIVCNNRLPKTINGVEQWSFYGFNFGQLQSVQRKPEFTILTLCVSIVKHHRVFHISIVCSIKVSFRALVSASHNGSSNHSSSSLSVSKAERVGSCKADRSAGFIHLAVIVPTAVSSYYCGQLQTVNGVSMCEQLAECFSTCLWNMSSLQHRSLENEALHGIRKRLSKRFISRRAKPAIMYNKNAANFVDWITELSKAQQSALRELNPTTAFLSNRVRIYFETNVQPDR
- the LOC119072587 gene encoding uncharacterized protein LOC119072587 isoform X2, whose protein sequence is MSVAQPFVYLIRVVVVREIGCFFIKLSVDESLCSDKCEQSRSKTIDIFVNHSNLYVCEKNQMVLVVSSKRYDLKSQVFSELEVLRFVPILSMFICEKNVDGNKRSLVNKRSTLSQIHASKIIIELQFHVVAHGLASCSTVFQCSIMTEKLIFDYKLVHSSITMQLVYASTAWLTSPFLCFKVIVCNNRLPKTINGVEQWSFYGFNFGQLQSVQRKPEFTILTLCVSIVKHHRVFHISIVCSIKVSFRALVSASHNGSSNHSSSSLSVSKAERVGSCKADRSAGFIHLAVIVPTAVSSYYCGQLQTVNGVSMCEQLAECFSTCLWNMSSLQHRSLENEALHGIRKRLSKRFISRRAKPAIMYNKNAANFVDWITELSKAQQSALREQMDEIVALFTNDGVDWEFNPTTAFLSNRVRIYFETNVQPDR
- the LOC119072587 gene encoding uncharacterized protein LOC119072587 isoform X1, with amino-acid sequence MSVAQPFVYLIRVVVVREIGCFFIKLSVDESLCSDKCEQSRSKTIDIFVNHSNLYVCEKNQMVLVVSSKRYDLKSQVFSELEVLRFVPILSMFICEKNVDGNKRSLVNKRSTLSQIHASKIIIELQFHVVAHGLASCSTVFQCSIMTEKLIFDYKLVHSSITMQLVYASTAWLTSPFLCFKVIVCNNRLPKTINGVEQWSFYGFNFGQLQSVQRKPEFTILTLCVSIVKHHRVFHISIVCSIKVSFRALVSASHNGSSNHSSSSLSVSKAERVGSCKADRSAGFIHLAVIVPTAVSSYYCGQLQTVNGVSMCEQLAECFSTCLWNMSSLQHRSLENEALHGIRKRLSKRFISRRAKPAIMYNKNAANFVDWITELSKAQQSALRELNPTTASNFGGIWEAAVQSMKFHLKQIVGSSHLTFKELTILFCQIECAFISRPMCSLTDEDLNLSLFLSKFFRFIHFIFRANFISF